ACAGTTGGGTAGGTCGAGCCGGCCTCGCCAGCGGCGTAGGCCAAACGGAGCAAAGGGAACGAGTCGGTATCTGGCGCCTCAAAATCGAGCCGCGACACCGCGAGAATGTCAATGGGTGGCGCCGGCGGCCCCAATCGATCCGGCCAACTGAGCGCATACTGGATCGGCAGCCGCATGTCATGTGAGCCGATCTGGGCAAGGACCGAACCATCGACGAACTCGACGAGCGAGTGAACGAGCGACTGCGGGTGAACGACGACCTCGACCTGGGCAAATGGCATGTCGAACAGCCAATGCGCCTCGATCACTTCGAGACCTTTGTTCATCAGCGTTGCAGAATCGATAGTGACTTTCGCGCCCATGTCCCACGTAGGGTGGCGCAACGCATCCTCGGGAGTGACGCCCTTGAGCTGATCGATCGAGAACCCGCGAAAGGGGCCTCCGGACGCAGTCAGAATCAGCTTCTGGACGTTGCCGATGTTCTCGGCGCGGCCCCCCAGGCATTGCCAGAGCGCCGAATGCTCGCTATCTACCGGTCGGAGGGATCCTGGCCGCTGGCGCGCGATCGGCATCACGAGCGCGCCAGCAGCGACGATCGTTTCCTTGTTCGCCAGCGCGACGACCTTGCCAGCGTTCAGCGCGGCGATGGTCGGCTCAATTGCGGCGTGGCCCGTGGTGGCAATGACGACGATGTCCACCTCATCCAGCGTCGCCATCGCGGTGAGCGGATCAATATCGATCGTCGTCACACCGTCGAGAGCGACATGGCCATGCTCGAGCGAGACATAACGAACATTGTGCTCAATCGCCTGACGCTCAAGCTCGCCCGCATTGCGTGAGGCCGCCAACGCCACCGCCTCGAAGCGATCTCTGTGGGTCGAGATCACGTCGAGTGTGTTTCGTCCGATCGATCCTGTAGAGCCAAGGATTGCAATCCGTTGGCGTCGGTCACTCACGTCCACCCCAGCCAACCCACGAACAACGCGGCGTAGAACATGAACGGCACCGTCACGAGTAACGCGTCGATGCGGTCGAGGACGCCGCCATGCCCGGGGATGACTGAACCCATATCCTTGATGCCGATCTGGCGCTTGATCAGTGACTCGCAAAGGTCGCCAATCATCGCGCCAAGCGCGACCAGCCCACCGAGCACGACGAGCAGAATCGGTGAAACAGGAAGACCAAAAGCCAGCCCGGAGATGATGCCAGTGATCGCGCCACCAAGGAGGCCGGCAACTGCGCCCTCGCGTGTCTTGCCGGGGCTGATATGCGGGATGAGCTTGACCCGCCCCCATTGCCGACCGATCAGATAGGCGAAGACGTCGGTCATCCAGGTTGTAACGAGCACGAATAGCAACCACGCCAGGCCGAGCGCGGCAGCGCCATCACCGATCAAGGCATCTGCGTCGCGGATCCAGTCCACATTGACGGCGCCGTGGATCCGACGAATCAGGATGAAATGCATAAGGGTGAAACCGATGTACATCACCCCGCTGAGGCTGAACGACCAATCGATGAGAGCGCCGTTGATGTCTTTCTTGACCAGATGCTGGGCGAGGGCGAGCAGCGTGTACGCGCACATGGCGCCGGTAAGCGCGCGGAACGGCGCGTCGGTGCCGGCGATGACAACAAGCGCGATGATCGCGACGGTTCCTGTCCACGTCGATGGACGCGCACCGACGCGCTGATATGCACGATAGAGCTCATAGAGCGCGCCGATCGCGATGAGTCCGACAACCACCGAGAAGACCGGGCTTCCAAGGATGGCCGGCACGACACCGATCAGAACGACGCCGATTGAGGAGATCGCTCGTTGTTTCATTGGCGATCAGACCTGGGCCGGCTGAGCCGGCGCCATCCCCATGAGGCCGCCGAATCGCCGTTCGCGCCTGCCGAATTCGCTGACGGCATCGTCGAGCTCGTCGGGGCCGAAATCTGGCCACAACACCGGACTGAAGACATATTCAGCGTAGGCCGCTTGCCAGATCAGGAAGTTGCTCGTGCGGAACTCACCTGATGTCCGGACGATCAGATCCGGGTCGGGCATGGCCGTGGTGAAGAGATGCGCGGAGATCGTCTCTTCGGTGATCTGATCGGCCGGAATCCCGGCCGCGACGATCGCGCGGACTGCGCTGACGATCTCTGCCCGGCCACCGTAATTGAACGCCAGTGTGAGCGTGATGCGGTCGTTGTTGTGCGTAAGCTCGATAGCGTCGCGGATCGAACGACAGAGATCAGATGAAAGGCCCTCGAGGCTGCCGATATGTTGCAGGCGGGCGCCCTGCCGGTGGAGCTCGGCGGTCTCACTTTCGATCGCGCGAGCCAGGATGCTCAGAATGCCTGCCACTTCATCCGGCGGCCTTCGCCAATTTTCGGTTGAGAACGCCCACAACGTCAGGTAGCCGATGCCGAGCTCCGCGGCACGCGTCGTAATTCGACGGATGTTCTCGGTTCCGGCCTCGTGGCCCGCAATCCGCGGGAGTCCGCGTTGTCTCGCCCAGCGACCGTTGCCGTCCATGATGATACCGACGTGTTCCGGGATGGCGGTCGCAATCGGCTGCGATCCATCATGCATCGTGAATGCCCCTGTCGGTGACTAGACCTCGAGAATCTCGGCTTCCTTGGCCTGGCCAATGTGATCTGCATCGTCGGTGAAACGCTTGGTGAGGCTATCGATATCAGTCTGCGCGCGTCGTTCGTCGTCCTCGCCGATCTCTTTGTCCTTGAGAAGTCCCTTGAGATGATCGACGGCATCGCGACGAACATTACGGATCGCGACCTTGCTTTCCTCAACCTTGCCTCGGACGACCTTGACCAGCGCTTTGCGGCGCTCTTCGGTGAGAGAGGGGATCGCGAGCCGGATGACGACGCCATCGTTATTTGGCGTCAGGCCCAGATCTGATTTCTGAATCGCCCGTTCGATCGCACCGAGTGAACTGCGATCCCAGGGCTGGATCACGAGCAGGCGTGCTTCGGGCGCCGATACACCCGCGATCTGATTCAGCGGAGTCGCTGTGCCGTAGTAATCGACCGATAACCGTTCGACGAGGCCAGGAGCAGCACGACCGGTGCGGATACCCGCGAGTTCGCGATGCAACGCGTCGATCGCGCCAGCCATTCGGTGCTCGGCGTCATGCTTGATTTCGGGGACCATCTCGCCTCCCATCACTGCTGGACTCCGCCGCGGAGACTCCAGCGTCACACGGGGTCAGGGCTCGAGCAGATGAGAGTTCCAACTGGCTCACCTTGGGCTGCTCGCTGGATATTACCACCCTCCTGGACATCGAAGACGATGATCGGAAGGTTGTTGTCTCGACAGAGCGCCACCGCCGCCGCATCCATGATCCGCAGGTTCCGCTCGAGAACATCCTGGTACGTGAGAACATCGTAGCGGACTGCAGTTGGATCGATGCGCGGGTCGGCGCTATAAACGCCGTCGGTTCCGTTCTTGGCCATGAGAATGGCTTCGGC
The Thermomicrobiales bacterium genome window above contains:
- the dxr gene encoding 1-deoxy-D-xylulose-5-phosphate reductoisomerase yields the protein MSDRRQRIAILGSTGSIGRNTLDVISTHRDRFEAVALAASRNAGELERQAIEHNVRYVSLEHGHVALDGVTTIDIDPLTAMATLDEVDIVVIATTGHAAIEPTIAALNAGKVVALANKETIVAAGALVMPIARQRPGSLRPVDSEHSALWQCLGGRAENIGNVQKLILTASGGPFRGFSIDQLKGVTPEDALRHPTWDMGAKVTIDSATLMNKGLEVIEAHWLFDMPFAQVEVVVHPQSLVHSLVEFVDGSVLAQIGSHDMRLPIQYALSWPDRLGPPAPPIDILAVSRLDFEAPDTDSFPLLRLAYAAGEAGSTYPTVLSAADSVAVSAFLDRRIGFADIASIVSTILDAHNPDHGTIAIETILEADRWATAGALELVDRTGRR
- a CDS encoding CDP-archaeol synthase; this encodes MKQRAISSIGVVLIGVVPAILGSPVFSVVVGLIAIGALYELYRAYQRVGARPSTWTGTVAIIALVVIAGTDAPFRALTGAMCAYTLLALAQHLVKKDINGALIDWSFSLSGVMYIGFTLMHFILIRRIHGAVNVDWIRDADALIGDGAAALGLAWLLFVLVTTWMTDVFAYLIGRQWGRVKLIPHISPGKTREGAVAGLLGGAITGIISGLAFGLPVSPILLVVLGGLVALGAMIGDLCESLIKRQIGIKDMGSVIPGHGGVLDRIDALLVTVPFMFYAALFVGWLGWT
- the uppS gene encoding polyprenyl diphosphate synthase, encoding MHDGSQPIATAIPEHVGIIMDGNGRWARQRGLPRIAGHEAGTENIRRITTRAAELGIGYLTLWAFSTENWRRPPDEVAGILSILARAIESETAELHRQGARLQHIGSLEGLSSDLCRSIRDAIELTHNNDRITLTLAFNYGGRAEIVSAVRAIVAAGIPADQITEETISAHLFTTAMPDPDLIVRTSGEFRTSNFLIWQAAYAEYVFSPVLWPDFGPDELDDAVSEFGRRERRFGGLMGMAPAQPAQV
- the frr gene encoding ribosome recycling factor — encoded protein: MVPEIKHDAEHRMAGAIDALHRELAGIRTGRAAPGLVERLSVDYYGTATPLNQIAGVSAPEARLLVIQPWDRSSLGAIERAIQKSDLGLTPNNDGVVIRLAIPSLTEERRKALVKVVRGKVEESKVAIRNVRRDAVDHLKGLLKDKEIGEDDERRAQTDIDSLTKRFTDDADHIGQAKEAEILEV